One Pseudomonadota bacterium DNA window includes the following coding sequences:
- a CDS encoding class I SAM-dependent methyltransferase produces the protein MDVNQAKEIIGKQFGFIAEDANEVILYLNLPQNAKILDVGTGKGYFAILLALNGYNVLTGEPESDDSIYSKQDWLSDAKKIGVDHFITFKAFDAQDMLFDDSTFDAIFFFGVLHHIHEKDRIQVLQESIRISKPNAVICFLEPNQNGMKMIKEFDSSHPEAADPGEYAKRLNLSLEKKKGKFFDSFIFQKEQS, from the coding sequence ATGGATGTTAATCAAGCAAAAGAAATTATAGGAAAACAATTTGGCTTTATAGCTGAAGATGCAAACGAAGTAATTTTATATTTAAATTTACCCCAAAATGCAAAAATATTGGATGTCGGAACCGGGAAGGGTTATTTTGCAATATTACTTGCATTAAATGGTTATAACGTATTGACGGGAGAACCCGAATCCGATGATTCAATCTATTCAAAGCAAGACTGGCTTAGTGATGCCAAGAAAATCGGTGTTGATCATTTCATAACATTTAAAGCTTTTGATGCTCAGGATATGTTATTTGATGATAGTACTTTTGATGCAATTTTCTTTTTTGGTGTATTACACCATATCCATGAAAAAGATAGAATACAAGTATTACAAGAATCTATCCGTATATCTAAACCGAATGCGGTTATTTGTTTTTTGGAACCTAACCAAAATGGAATGAAAATGATAAAGGAATTTGATTCTTCACATCCTGAAGCTGCTGATCCGGGCGAATATGCTAAAAGGCTTAATTTGTCGCTAGAAAAAAAGAAAGGGAAATTTTTTG